The proteins below come from a single Plasmodium sp. gorilla clade G2 genome assembly, chromosome: 13 genomic window:
- a CDS encoding proteasome subunit beta type-7, putative: protein MKLEYINILKEENGGYNFDNLKRNELLKEKGVKFPQFRKTGTTICGLVCQNAVILGADTRATEGPIVADKNCSKLHYISKNIWCAGAGVAGDLEHTTLWLQHNVELHRLNTNTQPRVSMCVSRLTQELFKYQGYKVCAIVLGGVDVNGPQLYGIHPHGSSCLLPFTALGSGSLNAMAVLEAKYRDNMTIEEGKNLVCEAICAGIFNDLGSGGNVDICVITKDGYQHIRPYKEPNVRLYHLPHPTIYPKGTTPILSEKIEYIKKYISIEDA from the coding sequence atgaaactcgaatatataaatatactcAAAGAAGAAAACGGAGGATATAATTTTGATAActtaaaaagaaatgaattattaaaagaaaaaggagTAAAGTTTCCACAATTTCGAAAAACAGGAACAACCATATGTGGATTGGTTTGCCAGAATGCAGTTATTTTGGGTGCCGATACAAGAGCTACAGAAGGACCAATAGTAGCTGATAAAAATTGTAGTAAATTACATTACataagtaaaaatatatggtgTGCAGGTGCAGGTGTAGCAGGAGATTTAGAACATACAACTTTATGGTTACAACATAATGTCGAATTACATCGTTTAAATACAAATACACAACCAAGAGTATCCATGTGTGTATCAAGATTAACTcaagaattatttaaatatcaaGGATATAAAGTGTGTGCAATAGTATTAGGTGGAGTAGATGTTAATGGACCACAATTATATGGAATACATCCCCATGGTTCATCTTGTTTATTACCATTTACAGCTTTAGGTTCAGGATCTTTAAATGCTATGGCAGTATTAGAAGCAAAATATAGAGACAATATGACAATAGAAGAAGGAAAAAATCTAGTATGTGAAGCCATATGTGCAGGTATTTTTAATGATTTAGGTTCTGGTGGTAATGTAGATATATGTGTTATTACAAAAGATGGTTATCAACATATAAGACCTTATAAAGAACCAAACGTGAGATTATATCACTTACCTCATCCAACTATATATCCAAAAGGAACCACACCTATTTTATCTGAAAAAAtcgaatatattaaaaaatatatatctatagaAGATGCATAA